CTGCGCATCGCATGGAGCGCGAGCATGCCGAGCAAGGCCGATGCGCTGCCCGCACTCGCGACAAGCATCATCGACGCGCTGTACGACTATCTGGACGAGACCGGCGCGGTGCCCATCACCATGGCTTATCCGGTCTGGAGCAGCGGCAAGGGCGTCTCGATCGTGCGCGCGAGCCTCCTGCCGCTCGACCTCGACACTTTCCCCGCGTCCACGGCGGATTTGCCGCCGCTCGTCAATATCAACGCGGCGGACCTTATCGGCGACCTGACCGCGGAATATGTCTTCGCCCAGATCTGCGCGGCTGCGGTCGAGACGTTCGTCGCCGAGAATGAGGCACGGCTGCGCACCATGGCGACCGCCCGCAGCCACATCGATCGCAAGGGCGAGGCCCTGCGCCTCGAGGAGCGCCTCACGCGTCAGGATCAGATCACCAGTGAAGTCGTCGAACTGAGCGGCGGGCGACATCGGCGAGAATGAATGCAGGGCAGGCACTTCTGCTGTTCAGCAAGAAACCGCAGAACCGCCATTGTCGTCGGGATCGAAGAGGGAGTTCGCCATGCACTATAGTAGCGGAAACTACGAAGCTTTCGTGCGCCCCCGCAAACCTGAGGGCGCTGACAGGAAGACGGCCTGGTTCGTCGGCTCGGGTCTTGCGGGACTAGCGGGCGCGGCGTTCCTGATCCGCGACGGCGGCGTCGCCGGCGAGCGTATTACCATCCTTGAGGAGCTGCATGTTCCCGGCGGCGCGCTCGACGGCCTCGACGTCCCCGAAAAGGGGTTCGTCATCCGCGGAGGGCGCGAGATGGAGGAGCATTTCGAATGCCTCTGGGATCTCTATCGCTCGATCCCTTCGCTGGAGATCGAGGATGCGAGTGTGCTCGACGAATTCTACCGGCTCAACAAGGACGATCCGAATTTTTCGCTGCAGCGCGTCACGCAGAAACAGGGCCAGGATGTGCCTGACAAGGCTTTGCTGACACTCAGCGATCGCGCGCGAAGAGATCTGATCTCCGTCTTCCTCGCGACGCGGGAGGAGATGGAGAACAAGCGGATCAACGAAGTCTTCGGCGATGATTTCCTCAGGAGCAACTTCTGGCTCTACTGGCGCACCATGTTCGCCTTCGAGGAGTGGCATTCCGCGCTTGAGATGAAGCTCTATCTCCATCGCTTCATCCACCATATCGGCAGTCTGGCGGATTTCTCCTCACTCAAGTTCAACCGCTACAATCAATATGAATCGATGGTCCTGCCGCTGGTCAACTGGCTGCAGGATCGCGGCGTCAGGTTTCGCTACGGCGTCGAGGTCACCGACGTCGATTTCGACATCCGGCCCGGCCGCAAACAGGCGACCCGGATTGCCTGGATCGAAAACGGGGTCGAAGGCGGCGTCGATCTCGGCGCCGACGACCTCGTCTTCATCACCATCGGATCGCTGACCGAGAATTCCGACAATGGCGATCATCATACACCGGCCAGGCTGAATGAGGGGCCGGCGCCGGCCTGGGACCTGTGGCGCCGGATCGCTGCCAAGGACCCGGCCTTTGGTCGTCCCGACGTGTTTGGATCCCATATCCCGGAAACCAAATGGGCGTCGGCGACCATCACCACGCTCGACGCGCGCATTCCGGCGTACATTCGCAAGATCGCCAGGCGCGATCCGTTCAGCGGCACGGTGGTGACCGGCGGCATCATCACGGTCAAGGACTCGAGCTGGCTGCTGAGCTGGACGGTGAGCCGGCAACCCCACTTCAGGAAGCAGCCGAAGGACCAGATCGTCGCCTGGTTCTATGCCTTGTTCGTCGACCGACCCGGCGACTATGTGAAGAAGCCGATGCAGGACTGTACGGGCGAGGAGATCACGCAAGAATGGCTCTATCATCTCGGCGTGCCGGTCGAGGATATTCCTGGGCTCGCCGCGACGGGGGCGACGACCGTGCCGGTGATGATGCCCTACATCACCGCCTTCTTCATGCCGCGCCAGGCCGGCGACCGGCCGGACGTGGTGCCCGAGGGCGCGGTCAACTTCGCCTTTGTCGGCCAGTTTGCCGAGTCGAAGCAGCGTGATTGTATCTTCACGACGGAATATTCGGTGCGCACGCCGATGGAGGCCGTCTACACGCTGATGAAGGTCGAACGCGGCGTGCCGGAAGTGTTCAACTCAACCTATGATATCCGCACGCTTCTGGCCACAATCGGGCCGCTCAGGGATGGCAAAGGGATCGACATTCCCGGCCCGTCCTTCCTGCGCAAGCTGTTGATGAAGAAGCTTGAAGGCACAGAGATCGCCCAGCTGTTGGAAGAGTTTCATCTCCTTTCGCGATAGCAATCAAGCGCGACCCTTCGCCTGGGCTCACGAAAATTCCGCCAAAAGCTGATGAACAACGTCGATGCATCCCGGCAGGCACTATGTCCGCGCCATCAGGTGACACGCAGAGATTCAACCGCAGCAGCCCTGGCCGCCTTTACCTACAGCGGCCTTCCCATTCCAGCCGCAAAGGCGATCCGCAAGGTTTCGGAAAGGGTACGGACTCCAAGCTTGGACATGATGCTCGCGCGTTGGACTTCGACCGTCCGTGAAGAAATGCCCAGATCATAGGCGATGGTCTTGTTCGGAAGGCCTTGCGCAAGGCCTTCGAGAACATCCCGTTCGCGCGGTGTCAGTAGATCGACCTGTCGGCATGCCTCGGCTTCTTCGAGAGCGCGCCCCTCCGCCGTGTCGATGCGCGCGAACGCTCGGTCTATCGCATCGAGCAGCAGCGCCCGTTCGATAGGTTTGGCCAGGAAATCGACAGCACCCGCCTTCATCGCTTGGACAGCAAGCGCAATGTCTCCGTTGCCGGTCAGCATCACGACTGGCATGCTTATATCCATCTGCGTCAGCGCTGCCTGAACCTGTAGACCGTTCATGTCCGGCATGTGCATGTCGAGAACGATGCTACCTCTTTCAGCTTCATCTGCAATTTTCAGAAAGTCGACTCCCGAGCCATAGGTCTCGACGGCAAATCCCGCTGTCCTTAATGTGAATCCTACAGCTTTCCTGATTGTTTCTTCGTCATCAATGACATGAACGACGCGCTTGCTCTCCATGGCCCCCCGGACGTGTTGGCATTGCTGCGCACCCCAGCGGGCACAGCTTCAAAGGGGAGACCTTCTACGGGTAGGACCATGGTCCAAGGTCAAGGCCGAAATACCGCCGCATCACAACAGGCAAGGCAGGTGCTCGGCGAGAGGGGGGTAAGCGACCCGGCATCATGTGCCGAACTTTGCGAGATGACCGCTCTTGCGAACGGGGCGGCGCTCCCTCTGGTCTCCCGGCGGCAAGGCGCCGCAAGACGCTGCCGCCGGGAGTGGGCACGCCTCTTGGGGGATGAGCGCGCTGGTTGCTCCTAAGCTCGACGCGTCATGTTGTCATGGCAAGAAGCTGATAATCGCTATTCTGTGTCAGCAGCGCGCCGTAACGCCGATGTCCGGGGCGGATCGCAGCTCCGCTCGCGCGCCGCTACGGCACGGCGAATCCGATTCAGCACGAACCGGTGATCATAGGGTTTTGAGATCGAAGGCTGATCATCGCAGAGATCGCCCGCCTTCCGTGTCGCAGTTTCGATATTCCCGGCGAGGATGGCACCGATACCGGGTTGTTCCTGACGAACCAAGGATGCCAGGCCCGCGCCGCGCTCAGCGCGATCGAGCCAGCGCAGCGCTGCCATCACATCGTCGACCGGCACCGGGATGCTGGCGGGCGACGGAGGGCCGGTTGGCCCTCGACGGCGGAGCGATCGGACGCCCATTATGCAAGGATGGCGGGCTTCACTTCGGGCTCAAGCTGCGGGTCCGAGCAACGATGAAGGGATCAAGGAAAGAGCGTGTGTGCGACATGACATATCCTCCTTTCCTGCCGCGACTTTCTCCGAAAGCGAAGTTCCCGGAAGATTGGTTCGGGCTCGTGTAGGGTCAATGGATGGGAATGCGCCCGGCGTTTGCCGGGCGTTCGTTTTCATCGTGCATTGAGCATTGAGTACTGAAGAACTGACGCGCAGCGCACCGTTCAAATTCCGTGACGAACGGCCTCCGCAATCGCCGGCATCACGTCGATATCATTAGAGGTATGCGCAACAGCGTTCGTGCTCACGATCCTCTCGACGAGCCCACCCAGGACTTGCGCTGCATCGCCGGCGAAAAGCGGATGCACGACCACGCAATCCGGTCGCGCGAACCCCATGCCGACCAGCTGGCGCGCCGCCTCGGCGAGGGTCCGGCCGGATGAGGCGATATCGTCGACCAGCACCGGCTGGCGATCGAGAAACGCTGGGGCATTCGGAATCGAGATGGTGACGTCACGGTCGCCGGACCGGATTTTCTCGCACACGAGAAACGGAGCATCGGCATCGGCCGCCACCTGCGAGACCCACTGTTCGCTTT
The DNA window shown above is from Sphingomonas sp. OV641 and carries:
- a CDS encoding oleate hydratase; amino-acid sequence: MHYSSGNYEAFVRPRKPEGADRKTAWFVGSGLAGLAGAAFLIRDGGVAGERITILEELHVPGGALDGLDVPEKGFVIRGGREMEEHFECLWDLYRSIPSLEIEDASVLDEFYRLNKDDPNFSLQRVTQKQGQDVPDKALLTLSDRARRDLISVFLATREEMENKRINEVFGDDFLRSNFWLYWRTMFAFEEWHSALEMKLYLHRFIHHIGSLADFSSLKFNRYNQYESMVLPLVNWLQDRGVRFRYGVEVTDVDFDIRPGRKQATRIAWIENGVEGGVDLGADDLVFITIGSLTENSDNGDHHTPARLNEGPAPAWDLWRRIAAKDPAFGRPDVFGSHIPETKWASATITTLDARIPAYIRKIARRDPFSGTVVTGGIITVKDSSWLLSWTVSRQPHFRKQPKDQIVAWFYALFVDRPGDYVKKPMQDCTGEEITQEWLYHLGVPVEDIPGLAATGATTVPVMMPYITAFFMPRQAGDRPDVVPEGAVNFAFVGQFAESKQRDCIFTTEYSVRTPMEAVYTLMKVERGVPEVFNSTYDIRTLLATIGPLRDGKGIDIPGPSFLRKLLMKKLEGTEIAQLLEEFHLLSR
- a CDS encoding F0F1 ATP synthase subunit gamma; translated protein: MSDRLAEIGHRIETVRQLGAVVNAMQGIAAQRAQQARALLPAVRRYAETARTAIGQARRLDEPLARFPARAVGGARGGLILFGAEQGFAGAFPEQLLDGAAADMQDRHILLIGARTATLATERGLRIAWSASMPSKADALPALATSIIDALYDYLDETGAVPITMAYPVWSSGKGVSIVRASLLPLDLDTFPASTADLPPLVNINAADLIGDLTAEYVFAQICAAAVETFVAENEARLRTMATARSHIDRKGEALRLEERLTRQDQITSEVVELSGGRHRRE
- a CDS encoding response regulator transcription factor; translation: MESKRVVHVIDDEETIRKAVGFTLRTAGFAVETYGSGVDFLKIADEAERGSIVLDMHMPDMNGLQVQAALTQMDISMPVVMLTGNGDIALAVQAMKAGAVDFLAKPIERALLLDAIDRAFARIDTAEGRALEEAEACRQVDLLTPRERDVLEGLAQGLPNKTIAYDLGISSRTVEVQRASIMSKLGVRTLSETLRIAFAAGMGRPL